In one Tripterygium wilfordii isolate XIE 37 chromosome 22, ASM1340144v1, whole genome shotgun sequence genomic region, the following are encoded:
- the LOC119990898 gene encoding MLP-like protein 328 → MSDIITKYPKRKMETVIDIEAPAQKIYNVFKETAFHVPGHAPNHIQGVEVHEGAWDKHGSIKVWTYTFEGKTTTFKERVEFDDEKLIVKLVGIDGDPFTYLKQYVPIFQFIPKGTGTEAILTIVYEKISESIKVPDYMDFMIGLTKSLSEGIVKS, encoded by the exons ATGTCGGATATCATCACAAAATACCCCAAAAGGAAGATGGAGACAGTGATTGATATAGAAGCACCTGCTCAGAAGATCTACAATGTCTTCAAGGAGACAGCCTTCCATGTTCCAGGCCATGCTCCTAATCACATCCAAGGCGTTGAGGTTCATGAAGGTGCCTGGGACAAACATGGCTCTATTAAGGTCTGGACCTACACATTTG AAGGGAAAACTACGACCTTCAAGGAGAGGGTGGAATTTGATGATGAGAAGCTGATAGTGAAACTGGTTGGTATTGATGGAGATCCATTCACTTATTTGAAGCAGTATGTGCCAATCTTTCAGTTCATCCCAAAGGGCACAGGCACCGAAGCAATACTGACAATTGTGTATGAGAAAATCAGCGAAAGTATCAAAGTCCCTGACTACATGGATTTCATGATTGGACTCACCAAGAGTTTATCTGAGGGCATTGTCAAGTCCTAA
- the LOC119992093 gene encoding uncharacterized protein LOC119992093, which produces MNPQSTLNPSKALEGLHGVQVVPHPSSLLEETTEHGEFPQSAYGSSGTGVNETLLMQRVWQQRPACLRPIHCSLPGDQNLAERFANVLTSLPFIALGIQAPRKDLNTKLYANSLIGVGVASSLYHVSQGEIRKYLRWADYTMIATATVCLSRALRNENPKLLMAASAMFLPFQPLMVSAVHTGMMEVAFAKRALKDPDLRMAHNVHKMSSLLGGFLFIADDVFPETPFLHAGWHLAAAVGVGTCNKLLQ; this is translated from the exons ATGAATCCCCAGAGCACCCTGAATCCTAGTAAAGCCCTTGAGGGTTTGCATGGAGTGCAGGTGGTGCCACACCCATCATCTTTACTAGAAGAGACTACTGAACATGGGGAATTCCCACAATCAGCATATGGAAGTTCAGGCACTGGAGTGAATGAGACATTGTTGATGCA GCGAGTATGGCAACAAAGACCAGCATGTTTGAGGCCAATCCATTGTTCTCTTCCTG GTGATCAAAATCTTGCAGAAAGATTTGCTAATGTGCTTACTTCACTTCCTTTTATTGCTCTTGGAATCCAAGCCCCGAG GAAGGACTTGAATACTAAGCTGTATGCCAATTCCTTAATTGGAGTTGGAGTTGCCTCAAGTTTGTATCATGTTTCCCAAGGAGAAATAAGGAAATATTTGAGATGGGCTGACTATACAATGATAGCCACAGCCACAGTA TGTCTATCAAGGGCCCTCAGAAATGAGAACCCGAAGTTGCTGATGGCTGCATCTGCAATGTTTTTACCATTCCAGCCTCTGATGGTTTCAGCAGTTCATACTGGGATGATGGAG GTTGCTTTTGCAAAAAGAGCGTTGAAAGATCCCGACCTCAGGATGGCGCACAATGTGCATAAGATGTCATCATTGTTGGGAGGTTTTCTCTTCATTGCAGATGATGTCTTTCCAGAAACTCCTTTCCTTCATGCCGGTTGGCATCTTGCTGCAGCTGTTGGTGTTGGCACCTGTAACAAGCTTCTACAGTAG
- the LOC119992092 gene encoding 10 kDa chaperonin-like yields MAKRLLPTLNRVLVEKIVPPAKTNAGILLPEKVSKLNSGKVVAVGPGGRDREGNAIPVAVKEGDTVLLPEYGGTEVKLGEKEYLLFRDEDILGTLHD; encoded by the exons ATGGCGAAGCGCCTTCTCCCAACCCTAAACCGCGTCCTGGTCGAGAAGATCGTCCCTCCTGCCAAAACCAACGCCGGCATCCTCCTCCCTGAGAAAGTATCCaag CTGAACTCTGGGAAAGTGGTGGCTGTGGGTCCTGGAGGAAGGGACAGAGAGGGGAATGCTATTCCTGTTGCTGTTAAGGAAGGCGACACTGTGCTTTTGCCCGAGTATGGTGGCACTGAAGTGAAGCTTGGTGAAAAAga gtaTCTGTTGTTTAGGGACGAGGACATCTTGGGCACTCTGCATGATTAA
- the LOC119990342 gene encoding uncharacterized protein LOC119990342 isoform X2 codes for MASPPPPSCRWSCGTRSYSYSRKLSYSIVFSFHETPSKRCRFRILSLHNSPSGVPSSSSNPLGDENPRSRSGADFGSRKQAELSNNSPNSITSKVSAGSIQINRSRKKQTQRSLWRRIFFASKKVRSIILLNVLTLIYGIELGFWVSLGYLMQALGLLTSDAGRASFISTLTVIVVPLLDGMLGATVPAHTWFGALMSIIGVAMLESSGSPPSVGDLLNFLSAVFFGVHMLRTEHISRTTHKKKFLPLLGFEVCVIALFSTIWYFSQGWFGGIQDSSPSSWTWTVFWDWMVTFPWIPALYTGILTTGLCLWIEMSAMRDVSATETAIIYGLEPVWGAGFAWFLLGERWGAIGWIGAALVLGGSLTVQILASSPSQSDVNEGLIERADLLSDKKNGLSTTPVVISSNDNRRNLLK; via the exons AtggcttcaccaccaccaccgtcatGTCGGTGGTCGTGCGGGACAAGGAGCTACTCGTACTCGAGAAAATTGTCTTATTCTATCGTGTTCTCATTTCACGAAACTCCGTCAAAGCGCTGTCGTTTTCGAATTCTCTCTCTGCACAACTCCCCGTCAGGAGTACCATCCTCATCATCGAATCCTCTTGGTGATGAAAATCCCAGGTCTAGATCTGGGGCTGATTTCGGGAGCCGGAAGCAGGCCGAGCTCAGTAATAATAGTCCAAATAGCATCACCTCCAAGGTTTCGGCGGGTTCCATCCAAATAAATCGGTCGCGGAAGAAACAAACCCAGCGATCTCTGTGGCGAAGGATTTTTTTCGCGTCGAAGAAAGTCAGGAGTATAATTTTGCTCAATGTCCTTACGCTTATCTATG GGATAGAGTTAGGTTTTTGGGTTAGTCTAGGATACCTTATGCAGGCTCTTGGACTTCTAACATCTGATGCTGGGCGTGCGTCCTTTATATCTACGCTCACT GTAATTGTGGTTCCCTTGCTTGATGGTATGTTAGGGGCAACAGTTCCTGCCCATACCTGGTTTGGAGCTCTTATGTCCATCATAGGAGTTGCAATGCTGGAGTCCAGTGGATCTCCTCCAAGT GTTGGAGATTTACTCAACTTCTTAAGTGCAGTGTTTTTTGGTGTACATATGCTAAGAACCGAACACATTTCAAGGACCACGCACAAAAAGAAATTCTTACCTCTTCTTGGGTTTGAG GTATGTGTTATTGCCCTCTTTTCAACAATATGGTATTTTTCCCAAGGCTGGTTTGGGGGCATCCAAGACTCTAGTCCATCGTCTTGGACATGGACCGTCTTTTGGGATTGGATGGTTACATTTCCATGGATTCCTGCACTTTATACAGGCATATTGACGACGGGGTTATGCTTATGGATAGAG ATGTCTGCAATGCGTGATGTATCAGCCACCGAAACTGCAATTATTTACGGCTTGGAGCCTGTTTGGGGTGCTGGCTTTGCCTGGTTTCTCCTTGGTGAAAGGTGGGGTGCCATTGGATGGATCGGGGCTGCCCTTGTGCTTG GTGGAAGCTTAACAGTACAGATACTCGCATCATCACCAAGTCAGTCTGATGTCAATGAAGGGCTGATAGAGAGAGCTGATCTGTTATCAGATAAGAAAAATGGTCTCTCTACCACCCCAGTTGTTATTAGTTCCAACGATAACCGTCGTAATCTTTTAAAGTAA
- the LOC119990342 gene encoding uncharacterized protein LOC119990342 isoform X1, with product MASPPPPSCRWSCGTRSYSYSRKLSYSIVFSFHETPSKRCRFRILSLHNSPSGVPSSSSNPLGDENPRSRSGADFGSRKQAELSNNSPNSITSKVSAGSIQINRSRKKQTQRSLWRRIFFASKKVRSIILLNVLTLIYASDIPVLKEIEAIVDPASFTVVRFVACAIPFLPFVLKSRGDIHTRNAGIELGFWVSLGYLMQALGLLTSDAGRASFISTLTVIVVPLLDGMLGATVPAHTWFGALMSIIGVAMLESSGSPPSVGDLLNFLSAVFFGVHMLRTEHISRTTHKKKFLPLLGFEVCVIALFSTIWYFSQGWFGGIQDSSPSSWTWTVFWDWMVTFPWIPALYTGILTTGLCLWIEMSAMRDVSATETAIIYGLEPVWGAGFAWFLLGERWGAIGWIGAALVLGGSLTVQILASSPSQSDVNEGLIERADLLSDKKNGLSTTPVVISSNDNRRNLLK from the exons AtggcttcaccaccaccaccgtcatGTCGGTGGTCGTGCGGGACAAGGAGCTACTCGTACTCGAGAAAATTGTCTTATTCTATCGTGTTCTCATTTCACGAAACTCCGTCAAAGCGCTGTCGTTTTCGAATTCTCTCTCTGCACAACTCCCCGTCAGGAGTACCATCCTCATCATCGAATCCTCTTGGTGATGAAAATCCCAGGTCTAGATCTGGGGCTGATTTCGGGAGCCGGAAGCAGGCCGAGCTCAGTAATAATAGTCCAAATAGCATCACCTCCAAGGTTTCGGCGGGTTCCATCCAAATAAATCGGTCGCGGAAGAAACAAACCCAGCGATCTCTGTGGCGAAGGATTTTTTTCGCGTCGAAGAAAGTCAGGAGTATAATTTTGCTCAATGTCCTTACGCTTATCTATG CAAGTGATATTCCGGTTTTGAAAGAAATTGAAGCCATCGTGGATCCAGCATCCTTCACTGTTGTGCGATTTGTTGCTTGTGCCATTCCATTCCTCCCATTTGTATTAAAATCCCGAGGTGATATTCACACTCGCAATGCAGGGATAGAGTTAGGTTTTTGGGTTAGTCTAGGATACCTTATGCAGGCTCTTGGACTTCTAACATCTGATGCTGGGCGTGCGTCCTTTATATCTACGCTCACT GTAATTGTGGTTCCCTTGCTTGATGGTATGTTAGGGGCAACAGTTCCTGCCCATACCTGGTTTGGAGCTCTTATGTCCATCATAGGAGTTGCAATGCTGGAGTCCAGTGGATCTCCTCCAAGT GTTGGAGATTTACTCAACTTCTTAAGTGCAGTGTTTTTTGGTGTACATATGCTAAGAACCGAACACATTTCAAGGACCACGCACAAAAAGAAATTCTTACCTCTTCTTGGGTTTGAG GTATGTGTTATTGCCCTCTTTTCAACAATATGGTATTTTTCCCAAGGCTGGTTTGGGGGCATCCAAGACTCTAGTCCATCGTCTTGGACATGGACCGTCTTTTGGGATTGGATGGTTACATTTCCATGGATTCCTGCACTTTATACAGGCATATTGACGACGGGGTTATGCTTATGGATAGAG ATGTCTGCAATGCGTGATGTATCAGCCACCGAAACTGCAATTATTTACGGCTTGGAGCCTGTTTGGGGTGCTGGCTTTGCCTGGTTTCTCCTTGGTGAAAGGTGGGGTGCCATTGGATGGATCGGGGCTGCCCTTGTGCTTG GTGGAAGCTTAACAGTACAGATACTCGCATCATCACCAAGTCAGTCTGATGTCAATGAAGGGCTGATAGAGAGAGCTGATCTGTTATCAGATAAGAAAAATGGTCTCTCTACCACCCCAGTTGTTATTAGTTCCAACGATAACCGTCGTAATCTTTTAAAGTAA
- the LOC119990342 gene encoding uncharacterized protein LOC119990342 isoform X3: protein MASPPPPSCRWSCGTRSYSYSRKLSYSIVFSFHETPSKRCRFRILSLHNSPSGVPSSSSNPLGDENPRSRSGADFGSRKQAELSNNSPNSITSKVSAGSIQINRSRKKQTQRSLWRRIFFASKKVRSIILLNVLTLIYASDIPVLKEIEAIVDPASFTVVRFVACAIPFLPFVLKSRGDIHTRNAGIELGFWVSLGYLMQALGLLTSDAGRASFISTLTVIVVPLLDGMLGATVPAHTWFGALMSIIGVAMLESSGSPPSVGDLLNFLSAVFFGVHMLRTEHISRTTHKKKFLPLLGFEVCVIALFSTIWYFSQGWFGGIQDSSPSSWTWTVFWDWMVTFPWIPALYTGILTTGLCLWIEMSAMRDVSATETAIIYGLEPVWGAGFAWFLLGERWKLNSTDTRIITKSV from the exons AtggcttcaccaccaccaccgtcatGTCGGTGGTCGTGCGGGACAAGGAGCTACTCGTACTCGAGAAAATTGTCTTATTCTATCGTGTTCTCATTTCACGAAACTCCGTCAAAGCGCTGTCGTTTTCGAATTCTCTCTCTGCACAACTCCCCGTCAGGAGTACCATCCTCATCATCGAATCCTCTTGGTGATGAAAATCCCAGGTCTAGATCTGGGGCTGATTTCGGGAGCCGGAAGCAGGCCGAGCTCAGTAATAATAGTCCAAATAGCATCACCTCCAAGGTTTCGGCGGGTTCCATCCAAATAAATCGGTCGCGGAAGAAACAAACCCAGCGATCTCTGTGGCGAAGGATTTTTTTCGCGTCGAAGAAAGTCAGGAGTATAATTTTGCTCAATGTCCTTACGCTTATCTATG CAAGTGATATTCCGGTTTTGAAAGAAATTGAAGCCATCGTGGATCCAGCATCCTTCACTGTTGTGCGATTTGTTGCTTGTGCCATTCCATTCCTCCCATTTGTATTAAAATCCCGAGGTGATATTCACACTCGCAATGCAGGGATAGAGTTAGGTTTTTGGGTTAGTCTAGGATACCTTATGCAGGCTCTTGGACTTCTAACATCTGATGCTGGGCGTGCGTCCTTTATATCTACGCTCACT GTAATTGTGGTTCCCTTGCTTGATGGTATGTTAGGGGCAACAGTTCCTGCCCATACCTGGTTTGGAGCTCTTATGTCCATCATAGGAGTTGCAATGCTGGAGTCCAGTGGATCTCCTCCAAGT GTTGGAGATTTACTCAACTTCTTAAGTGCAGTGTTTTTTGGTGTACATATGCTAAGAACCGAACACATTTCAAGGACCACGCACAAAAAGAAATTCTTACCTCTTCTTGGGTTTGAG GTATGTGTTATTGCCCTCTTTTCAACAATATGGTATTTTTCCCAAGGCTGGTTTGGGGGCATCCAAGACTCTAGTCCATCGTCTTGGACATGGACCGTCTTTTGGGATTGGATGGTTACATTTCCATGGATTCCTGCACTTTATACAGGCATATTGACGACGGGGTTATGCTTATGGATAGAG ATGTCTGCAATGCGTGATGTATCAGCCACCGAAACTGCAATTATTTACGGCTTGGAGCCTGTTTGGGGTGCTGGCTTTGCCTGGTTTCTCCTTGGTGAAAG GTGGAAGCTTAACAGTACAGATACTCGCATCATCACCAAGTCAGTCTGA